The proteins below come from a single Necator americanus strain Aroian chromosome V, whole genome shotgun sequence genomic window:
- a CDS encoding hypothetical protein (NECATOR_CHRV.G17506.T1), protein MTHDMAPRDSNPRHIHIVKAHSCVELLAQQLFTSDRLVRSAMKTAVHARMRNVFVFAGFYVISNGDIWSPGIYVGRTDDDDENKKFLALKLFSTLNHKTGSSGSGRDFLAISGGDSLLLKLND, encoded by the coding sequence ATGACACATGACATGGCTCCGCGGGATTCGAATCCACGCCACATCCACATAGTTAAGGCTCACAGCTGTGTGGAGCTCCTAGCACAACAGCTGTTTACATCGGATCGCCTCGTGCGCTCGGCGATGAAAACAGCCGTGCACGCACGCATGCGGAATGTTTTCGTCTTCGCCGGTTTCTACGTCATCAGCAATGGCGACATTTGGTCACCTGGCATCTACGTCGGTCGAACCGATGACGAcgacgaaaacaaaaagtttctAGCCCTCAAATTGTTCTCAACTTTGAATCATAAGACTGGATCTTCTGGATCCGGAAGGGATTTCTTGGCTATTTCAGGAGGGGATTCTTTACTGCTCAAATTAAATGactga
- a CDS encoding hypothetical protein (NECATOR_CHRV.G17505.T1): MTKLLEPAEVFLSSQTGLAPIYRPRRDERLGLDQGGFEPSTEIEAQDTVDMATIHTVYENPYANTECMSHIPKTVGTGSQLDVSWSKQI, translated from the exons ATGACCAAGCTGCTAGAGCCAGCcgaagtgtttttatcctcccagacaggtctggcaccaatttatcgacctcggagggatgaaaggcttggattGGAccagggtggtttcgaaccatcgacg GAGATAGAAGCCCAGGACACAGTCGATATGGCCACAATTCACACAGTATATGAGAATCCCTACGCTAACACGGAATGTATGAGTCATATTCCGAAAACGGTTGGAACAGGGAGTCAGTTGGATGTGTCATGGTCAAAACAAATATAA